AGGTAATCGTACTTTTCTAGTAGCATTGGTCCGTTGAGGGCGTCCACGCGTCCGTACTTCTTGTTGCGTGTAGAAATGTCAAAGAACTCGTCCTGGTTGTCCgtctggaggaggttgatggtcTGTTGGAGTTCGTCCAGGTTCTCTCGCAGCATCTGTCCGTTCTCGAGGCTGTCGACGAACTGCACGAGATACTCTACATCTTGTGCGAGGGCTGCCACACCGTTGGGGTTGATGTGCTTCACATCGGGCGAGAGCGGTAGGGCCTTACAGAGTGTGAGCATTGAGGGGAATCTCGGGGGATTAGGACAGGAGCAGCTTACTAGAATCTTGTTCGCTGTGTGACTCAGTGCGTCAAAGTagatgagctccttgatctctctAGGCAGACCGAGCAGGGTCGAGTTCATGATGTTTGACAGGTACCGGGTCAGCGTCTGCATGTAGTTGCTCGGTTCCGGTTCAACCGTTGTTGCCGTCCTATAGAGATCGTTAGAAGAGCTACCTGCATTATCTGGGAGAACATACCATTCATATTCCGCAGTATCCACGAGGTCGTCAATCTTGGAGTTGACGAGCTCAAAGATTCGCTTCTCAGCAGTCTTCTTGTTATTCCTAAAGGACTCGGTGGCATTCAACTTCACTGGACCACCTGCCGAGGTAGATGAACGTGCCCTAATGAGCAGCTGCTCGAGCTCTTGACAGGCAATCTCAAAGTGCtccaggttgatgaggatcTGCACGATCTGACCCAAGTATTGGGAGCTCAGACGCTCAACCAACGACTTACAGACCTTTTCTGTAAGAAGTTCGTCCAGGGACTAACAGGCGTTAGTATCATGTCACTTCAGTGCATCAGCCAACTCACCTTTTTGAGGGTCTCGTCAATGACATTGGGGTGTTGGAAGTGATCGTCGGAAAAGAAGTAGAACTGGTTCAGGAAATTCCGGATATCTATGCAGCACAGAGGGTACATCTGGGAGAAGGGAAGCACGCAGGGGAATCTGGTGGATGGTCAGTAAATCGTGTGTAAGTGAGGGGAGACCACATACGTGAGCTGGTCTGCCGGCTTTTCCTGAGTGAACCAGCTGACATTGACCACTTTCTCGTACTCCTCGGGCGTgttgatggccatgggcATATAGTCATCGGTGGACACGATCTATAGAACCTGTGAGCAGATAGTAGCAAGTGAATGGGCGAACCGACTAACCTCCTGGAAGTCCACGCTGAACCGTCGTTTCAAGAGTTCGGCGTACTTGTCGAACAACTTGAGGAGGAAGTTGTCTAGCATGGCTACTGTGTATCCCCAGCCCTGAGTAACGTTAGCCCCATGTAGGACACTAGGATAGTGGGCAGCCGGTATCTTACCTCCATTGTTTGAATGAAGAGGGCAATAATGGTCTTGATCTTTATCAGTGCCTCCGCATCAGTAACATCATTCAGGGACTTCGAAGTCAAGTTGATGACCGCAGTGCACATAGACTCCCATAGCTCCTCGACCTATAGTGTTCCATGTTAGTAGAAGGCTCAACTAAATGCGCCGGTTACTCACGTCAGCTGCAGATCGTAGATGCGGCACTCGTCGCATTGTTGCCTTTTCAATGATGGCGAACCCTGATATTCCCTCTAGCAAGCTGCTCAAAGAGGACTCATCCTCCGCCAGGAGCTCAATGGAGCTAGGAAGCAACAGGTCCTTTTGCTGCCGTCGAGTTGCGCCGTATTCTGAACGGAACTTTtcgagctggccaagggcCTCATGGATATGAAGGGCCTCGAACAAAGGAGTAAAGTCAACCTGCAACTCCTCATTGTCCAACACGTCAAAGTCCTCGTTCTCGTCGCTGACGAGTTCAATGGCCGAGTTCAGCTTGAAGTTGGCCAGGAATGGGTCCTCCTCTATCCTCTTCTTTTGCCGTGATCTCCTCATCTCGGTGTGATAGAACGCCACCTCGCCAAGGAACTGGGATGTCTCTCGGATACGGAACAGCCATGTGTTGAGATCCGTCATTACAGCCTCGGAGATGGCCTTTTGCGAGGCGGGGATGGACTTTTGGATGACATCGGCCAGCCGATGCTGAGTGGAGTAGCGGTTTTGGATGATGGGTACGAGGTGTTCATTTTGTAGATCTTCGAGCGATTTTAGAGCAGGATAGTACTTTTTGCGTCGGATGAGGTCGTGCGCATTGTTGACGGCACGGAGGATGGTCAGGGAGTCGTTCAAGGCATTGGTAGCATCGGCGATGTTCTGGCGAACGGAGGATGTATTCACGAGAGCTTCTTTCTGAGCTGCCAGCTTCTTTGTACTATCGGCGATCGACTCGTTGAGGTTCAGGATGTCATGGGTCAGAGCTACTGTCTCCTCGCGGACACTCTGGAGGTGGTTGATCGAGTCAAGGAACTCCTCATGGCGAGTCAGGCCAATACGTTCGATCTCGGCTTCACGATCCTGGTGATAGCGGGCCAAGCACTGGTTTAGGAGAGGAGTTCGGTTCGAGTGCGCAGCATCTTTAAGGACGGGGATGAGCTGGTCGAGGAACTCAGCATCGGAAGACGCGAGGATGACCTGGAGACAGGAGGTTAGCGTACAGCCCAGAAACGAGCGCTAGCCGTGGGAAGCCGTACATGAGGCACCGCAGATGCATAGTCATCCACGGCAGGTGGACGTCGCGGCATGCCTACTACCTGGTGATGCGCGAAGCTATTGGCGATGGGGTTGGGTGTCGTTGGACGTCGCGTGTCGCAACCTGGAGCTCCCCTCGACGTTATCGAGTGGTACGTACCTGTCGATAAGGCGAGGCTTCCAGTGCCCCACTCAAGCTGCGCCTGCATGAGACGACAGCGCGCGCGGGCGTGACGGGCAAGCTCTCTAGCGCATGAGCCACGCGGGGCTGAAGAAATCAGCCACACTCCACACACGACGACATGTCTACCTGCGGGCTGGATGAAAGCGACGACGGGCTCAGTTTGTGGCCAGAAAATGCAGTATGGAAATAGTTTGCCTGGATTTTGGGGTTCGATACCTTTGAGGAATACTATACGTCTTTCGTAATGAGGTCAAAGACTTGATGTGCGACTATGTTTGGGTGTTTGTTTGCGGCGCTTTGTAATTCACCAAGACCAGTTCAATCGACGAACCCAGCACGATGCGAAGTCAGGAAGGGTAGCTATATAAAGGAGTAAACGCGCAGTCCCATCAGGCACCAATATCTGCCTTTTTGGGGATCAAGAATATGTGGAAAACACACCTCCAAGCCTAGAACTGCGAGCACTTGCAaaggtgtagggtaggcaAATCCACTAACAATCATCCACGGCAGCATCGCAAAGCCCAAGTATGGCAGGACTTCTGCAGCTCGTCCATGCCTGACTGTAGAAAATAGAGTACAATAATGATATTTGAAACAAAAGACCACTGAAAATGCCAGCCACTTTTTGGAGGAAGGTGGCTTTCCCTTGCATGCAATCACCATGATGCTAGCTGCCAGGAGCATCGCTTAGGGGGCGCACTACAGCATACACGCGCGCAGGATGTAGAGCATCATGGGAAAACAATCTTGGGCTGGATTCAAACTTTAAAAGATTTCGGGGTATATGGTAATATGAAAAAAATCGGAAGTGCGAGAGTCGGTCACTCTTGGGGAGGGACAGAAGACAAACGGGTCGTGGGTAATCAGGGGCTTGAATCGATGCCTGGCACAGCGAAGATCCGGCATTGTAGATCATAAACCGTCCCTGACATGCTTCCGACGATATGCTTGTTCTTTGCCACGCAACCGAAAGGCGCCATCCAGTTGATGGGTTCACTGGGTACCTAATCTTGAGTATAGGCTTGTAGGCTTGCCTGGAAACATGGAGCGGAGGTATGGGGCGGCCGTGGGAGAATCGTTTTCGTGGGAGGTTTGTTTTCTCGCGAGAGAGAGCACTGTAGTCTGCAAGGCATGTCAGTGCGAAAGAAATCAGGAAATGTCTCTGATACTTACAAGTGATA
This Fusarium keratoplasticum isolate Fu6.1 chromosome 6, whole genome shotgun sequence DNA region includes the following protein-coding sequences:
- a CDS encoding Exocyst complex component SEC15 — translated: MPRRPPAVDDYASAVPHVILASSDAEFLDQLIPVLKDAAHSNRTPLLNQCLARYHQDREAEIERIGLTRHEEFLDSINHLQSVREETVALTHDILNLNESIADSTKKLAAQKEALVNTSSVRQNIADATNALNDSLTILRAVNNAHDLIRRKKYYPALKSLEDLQNEHLVPIIQNRYSTQHRLADVIQKSIPASQKAISEAVMTDLNTWLFRIRETSQFLGEVAFYHTEMRRSRQKKRIEEDPFLANFKLNSAIELVSDENEDFDVLDNEELQVDFTPLFEALHIHEALGQLEKFRSEYGATRRQQKDLLLPSSIELLAEDESSLSSLLEGISGFAIIEKATMRRVPHLRSAADVEELWESMCTAVINLTSKSLNDVTDAEALIKIKTIIALFIQTMEGWGYTVAMLDNFLLKLFDKYAELLKRRFSVDFQEIVSTDDYMPMAINTPEEYEKVVNVSWFTQEKPADQLTFPCVLPFSQMYPLCCIDIRNFLNQFYFFSDDHFQHPNVIDETLKKSLDELLTEKVCKSLVERLSSQYLGQIVQILINLEHFEIACQELEQLLIRARSSTSAGGPVKLNATESFRNNKKTAEKRIFELVNSKIDDLVDTAEYEWTATTVEPEPSNYMQTLTRYLSNIMNSTLLGLPREIKELIYFDALSHTANKILALPLSPDVKHINPNGVAALAQDVEYLVQFVDSLENGQMLRENLDELQQTINLLQTDNQDEFFDISTRNKKYGRVDALNGPMLLEKLTPIAASPVRSAPLANFSSRFGMNR